A genome region from Acipenser ruthenus chromosome 29, fAciRut3.2 maternal haplotype, whole genome shotgun sequence includes the following:
- the LOC117434063 gene encoding E3 ubiquitin/ISG15 ligase TRIM25-like — MATTKPEKLFQEELTCPICLQVFSDPVVLPCGHNFCASCIGEVIEREAEKGQHTCPECRSEHKGKAALQRNFKLCNIVEGFKASECTSAYQVLCDMCLEDALPAVKTCLKCEISLCALHLKRHGEKKTFQSHSLVDPTADLSARKCSLHDKPLEYYCVEDRSCICVSCCIEGNHKNHDVKSFKTAHAELRVVLESQLKEITAKLNLSESLLQKGKEDETAAKAENAEMKQKAVELLDRLAELVANYKAHVIETIEAEQRPVVESLQQSIRRVTEQQNLLKHTQLQSDSVWAERDEFLFIQKLLAIDSKLTEAIKEPLTEPTAKCLNKMQVCDSLEKKTTAIQAEMARIQRDLQALINPSQPLTFDPNTVHPNLILSDDLKTARYTDVHQPYPNHAERFKGRFSQVRCSQGFSSGEHRWEVEMGKCEWGVGVCYKSINGTSNPALGYNEASWSLEWYSNMLKAYTMRSSTPLQCITQPVRVEVHLNYDAGTLSFYNASDSRVHLHTFNTTFTEPVYPAVWIISNTSTDWITLKSTLHTE; from the coding sequence ATGGCCACGACTAAACCGGAAAAGCTGTTCCAAGAAGAACTCACTTGTCCGATCTGTTTGCAAGTCTTTTCTGATCCGGTCGTGCTGCCCTGTGGTCACAACTTCTGTGCTTCTTGTATCGGGGAAGTGATTGAAAGAGAAGCCGAGAAAGGACAGCACACCTGCCCCGAATGCCGGAGCGAACACAAAGGGAAAGCTGCGCTGCAGAGAAACTTCAAGCTTTGCAACATCGTGGAGGGGTTCAAAGCAAGCGAGTGCACCTCAGCTTATCAAGTGCTCTGTGATATGTGCTTAGAGGACGCACTGCCTGCAGTGAAAACATGCCTCAAGTGTGAAATCTCACTGTGTGCTCTGCATCTAAAACGACACGGGGAAAAGAAGACTTTTCAAAGCCATTCTCTAGTGGACCCCACAGCAGACCTCAGTGCAAGGAAATGCTCACTGCACGACAAACCCCTGGAGTATTACTGTGTTGAAGACCGGTCTTGCATCTGTGTCTCCTGCTGCATTGAAGGTAATCACAAGAATCATGACGTAAAAAGTTTCAAAACTGCGCATGCTGAACTGAGAGTAGTACTAGAATCGCAGCTGAAAGAAATAACAGCGAAACTGAATCTGTCTGAGAGCCTCCTGCAGAAGGGAAAGGAGGATGAAACTGCAGCTAAAGCTGAAAACGCTGAAATGAAACAGAAAGCCGTGGAGCTGTTAGACCGCCTTGCTGAACTTGTTGCCAATTACAAAGCACACGTGATTGAAACGATTGAAGCGGAACAGCGCCCCGTTGTGGAGAGTCTGCAGCAGAGCATCCGCAGAGTCACAGAGCAGCAGAATCTTCTGAAGCACACACAGCTCCAATCTGACTCTGTCTGGGCTGAAAGGGATGAGTTTCTGTTCATTCAGAAGCTCCTGGCAATCGATTCAAAATTAACAGAAGCAATAAAAGAGCCTTTAACGGAACCAACTGCAAAGTGTTTAAACAAAATGCAAGTCTGCGATAGTCTTGAGAAGAAAACGACAGCGATCCAAGCAGAAATGGCAAGAATACAGAGAGATCTGCAGGCATTGATTAACCCATCGCAGCCGCTTACATTCGATCCCAATACAGTTCATCCCAACCTGATTCTCTCCGATGATCTGAAGACAGCGCGTTACACTGATGTACATCAGCCGTACCCGAACCATGCAGAGCGGTTTAAAGGTAGATTTAGCCAAGTTCGGTGTTCTCAGGGCTTCTCGTCAGGAGAGCATCGCTGGGAGGTGGAAATGGGGAAATGCGAGTGGGGTGTGGGGGTCTGTTACAAGAGTATTAACGGCACTTCAAATCCCGCGCTAGGATATAACGAAGCATCCTGGAGTTTGGAATGGTATTCCAACATGCTTAAAGCCTACACAATGCGCAGCAGCACTCCGCTTCAGTGTATTACTCAACCTGTCAGAGTTGAAGTGCATTTGAATTATGATGCAGGGACGCTGTCATTTTACAATGCAAGTGACAGCCGGGTACACCTGCACACGTTTAACACGACATTCACAGAACCAGTGTATCCTGCAGTTTGGATCATCTCTAACACTTCAACAGATTGGATAACTCTGAAGAGCACGTTACACACGGAGTAA
- the LOC131702166 gene encoding E3 ubiquitin-protein ligase TRIM39-like, whose amino-acid sequence MSLSKPEKLFQEELTCLICMQVFSDPVVLPCGHSFCASCIGEVIEREAEKGQHTCPECRSEHKGKAALQRNVKLCNIVEGFKASECTSAYQVLCDMCLENALPAVKTCLKCEISLCALHLKRHGEKKTSQSHSLVDPTADLSARKCSLHDKPLEYYCVEDRSCICILCAFEGNHKNHNAKHLQTAHDEFRTTMEFQLKEITAKLNLSERLLQKGKEDETAVKAENAEMKQKAVELLDRLAELVANYKAHVIETIEAEQRPVVESLQQSIRRVTEQQSLLKHTQLQADSVWAERDEFLFIQKLLAIDSKLTEAIKEPLREPTAKCLNRKKVFDYLEKKNTEFQADTARIQKGLQALIIPPELTFDPNTVHPNLILSADLKTARYSSVKQPYPNHPERFSSFQQVLCFQGYSSGEHRWEVETTVECEWTLGVCYRSICKTGLGSALESNRFSWCLLWSNKKLSASDMGKCTLLLNSQPITVEVHLNYDAGTLSFHSVSGRRVHLHTINTTFTEPVYPSFRVISCSPSSWVSLCSSSLNNSLR is encoded by the coding sequence ATGTCCCTGTCTAAACCGGAAAAGCTGTTCCAAGAAGAACTGACTTGTCTGATCTGTATGCAAGTCTTTTCTGATCCGGTCGTGCTGCCCTGTGGTCACAGCTTCTGTGCTTCTTGTATCGGGGAGGTGATTGAAAGAGAAGCCGAGAAAGGACAGCACACCTGCCCCGAATGCCGGAGCGAACACAAAGGGAAAGCTGCGCTGCAGAGAAACGTCAAGCTTTGCAACATCGTGGAGGGGTTCAAAGCAAGCGAGTGCACCTCAGCTTATCAAGTGCTCTGTGATATGTGCTTAGAGAACGCACTGCCTGCAGTGAAAACATGCCTCAAGTGTGAAATCTCACTGTGTGCTCTGCATCTAAAACGACACGGGGAAAAGAAGACTTCTCAAAGCCATTCTCTAGTGGACCCCACAGCAGACCTCAGTGCAAGGAAATGCTCACTGCACGACAAACCCCTGGAGTATTACTGCGTCGAGGACCGgtcttgtatttgtattttatgtgCTTTTGAAGGTAATCACAAGAATCACAAtgcaaaacatttacaaacaGCTCATGATGAATTCAGGACAACCATGGAGTTTCAGCTGAAAGAAATAACAGCGAAACTGAATCTGTCTGAGCGCCTCCTGCAGAAGGGAAAGGAGgatgaaactgcagttaaagctgaaAACGCTGAAATGAAACAGAAAGCCGTGGAGCTGTTAGACCGCCTTGCTGAACTTGTTGCCAATTACAAAGCACACGTGATTGAAACGATTGAAGCGGAACAGCGCCCCGTTGTGGAGAGTCTGCAGCAGAGCATCCGCAGAGTCACAGAGCAGCAGAGTCTTCTGAAGCACACACAGCTCCAAGCTGACTCTGTCTGGGCTGAAAGGGATGAGTTTTTGTTCATTCAGAAGCTCCTGGCAATCGATTCCAAATTAACAGAAGCAATAAAGGAGCCTTTAAGGGAACCAACTGCaaagtgtttaaacagaaagaaagTCTTTGATTATCTGGAGAAGAAAAACACTGAGTTTCAAGCAGATACTGCAAGAATACAGAAAGGTCTGCAAGCATTGATAATCCCCCCAGAGCTAACCTTTGATCCAAATACAGTTCACCCCAACCTGATTCTCTCCGCTGATCTCAAGACAGCGAGATACTCTTCTGTGAAACAGCCGTACCCGAACCACCCGGAGAGGTTTTCCAGTTTCCAACAAGTTCTGTGTTTCCAGGGCTACTCGTCAGGAGAACATCGTTGGGAAGTGGAAACTACTGTGGAGTGTGAGTGGACTTTGGGAGTCTGTTACAGGAGTATTTGTAAGACAGGTTTAGGTAGTGCACTGGAAAGTAATAGATTCTCTTGGTGTCTTCTGTGGAGCAATAAAAAGCTTAGTGCCTCTGATATGGGAAAATGTACTCTTCTTCTTAACTCTCAACCTATCACTGTTGAAGTGCATTTGAATTATGATGCAGGAACGCTGTCGTTTCACAGTGTAAGTGGCAGACGGGTCCACCTGCATACTATTAACACAACATTCACAGAGCCAGTGTATCCCTCATTTAGGGTTATTTCCTGCAGCCCATCATCTTGGGTATCTCTATGCAGTTCATCTTTGAACAACTCCCTCAGATAA